One Gossypium raimondii isolate GPD5lz chromosome 3, ASM2569854v1, whole genome shotgun sequence genomic window carries:
- the LOC105795312 gene encoding polyphenol oxidase I, chloroplastic, with protein MAEKKWILILFLTFIIAVSQVHHLYMGELASIMLEKLQQWRKPFNNGGKNLAIGPNLTACHSSYGRPDLLVYCCPPGFQTPVPFTDFKFLDPSPVRVRRPAHLLNESFIAKYNKALSIMKSLPFDDPRSFLRQANLHCQFCTGAYEMLNRSGSELNIHRTWMFFPWHRMMIYFHERILGSLIGDDTFALPFWAWDIPDGMTIPDFYVDESSPFFHSQRDFSHFPPRVADLDYSTDDNDPRFDGKEQTETNLAFMYNRMVSGAKKTELFMGCTFKAGDKNCDSPGTIESAPHNTLHTWIGSGLNPGREDMGKFYSAAKDPVFYAHHSNIDRLWEVWRDINDRKLDIDDSDWLNSFFFFYDENLNLVKIKVKDVLDITKLGYSYEEVDRPWLNHRPPPSVPPEQARRIIKLKQNENPVFSSDFRRVLDGKLTVTVNRSVKREKFDEEETVVVYGIVVRGNEYVKFDVYVNLSDDTKMNPKFREFAGTFVHIPGGGRGGHDLKKMKLKLGISELLKDLKADEDETIWVTLVPRTTSCSNVSIEGIKIEYIK; from the exons ATGGCGGAAAAGAAATGGATTCTGatactttttttaactttcatcATTGCAGTGTCTCAAGTTCACCATTTATACATGGG GGAACTAGCAAGCATAATGCTTGAAAAGCTTCAACAATGGCGGAAACCATTCAACAATGGTGGAAAGAACTTAGCAATTGGACCTAACTTAACAGCTTGTCATTCATCGTACGGTCGACCGGATCTTCTCGTTTATTGTTGTCCACCGGGGTTTCAGACTCCAGTACCCTTTACCGATTTTAAGTTCCTTGACCCATCACCGGTCCGTGTCCGACGACCGGCGCATCTTTTAAACGAAAGTTTTATAGCTAAATATAATAAAGCTTTATCAATAATGAAGTCACTACCATTCGATGATCCACGAAGCTTTCTCCGGCAAGCTAATTTACACTGTCAGTTCTGTACCGGCGCTTACGAGATGTTGAACCGTTCCGGCTCGGAGCTGAACATCCACCGTACGTGGATGTTCTTTCCCTGGCACCGGATGATGATATATTTTCACGAACGAATCCTTGGTAGCCTCATCGGAGACGATACTTTCGCGTTGCCGTTTTGGGCTTGGGATATCCCGGACGGAATGACGATACCGGACTTTTACGTAGACGAGAGCTCGCCATTTTTTCACAGCCAGCGCGATTTCTCTCATTTTCCACCTCGGGTGGCAGATTTAGATTATAGCACTGATGATAACGATCCACGTTTTGATGGGAAAGAACAAACGGAAACCAATTTGGCATTTATGTATAATCGAATGGTGTCCGGCGCTAAGAAAACGGAGCTGTTCATGGGATGTACATTTAAAGCCGGCGACAAGAACTGTGATTCGCCGGGAACTATAGAGAGTGCACCTCATAATACTTTACATACATGGATCGGGTCGGGTTTAAACCCGGGAAGGGAAGATATGGGCAAGTTTTACTCGGCGGCGAAAGATCCGGTTTTTTACGCTCATCATTCAAATATCGATCGTCTTTGGGAAGTTTGGCGGGATATCAACGATCGGAAACTGGATATCGACGATTCCGATTGgcttaattctttcttttttttctacgATGAGAATCTGAATTTAGTAAAGATTAAAGTTAAAGATGTTCTTGATATAACAAAACTCGGTTATTCATACGAAGAAGTGGATCGTCCATGGTTAAACCACCGTCCTCCGCCGTCTGTACCACCGGAACAAGCTCGCCGGATAATAAAACTGAAGCAAAACGAAAACCCAGTTTTTTCCTCCGATTTCCGGCGAGTTTTAGACGGTAAGTTAACGGTAACGGTGAACAGATCGGTAAAGAGGGAGAAGTTTGACGAAGAAGAGACCGTCGTTGTGTACGGTATCGTAGTGAGAGGGAATGAATACGTGAAGTTCGATGTGTACGTGAATTTAAGCGATGACACGAAAATGAACCCCAAGTTCAGGGAATTCGCCGGCACTTTTGTTCATATCCCCGGCGGTGGCCGCGGCGGCCACgacttgaagaagatgaagctTAAACTGGGAATTTCtgaattgttgaaagatttGAAAGCTGATGAAGATGAAACTATATGGGTAACATTGGTACCGAGGACTACAAGTTGTAGTAATGTATCCATTGAAGGGATTAAAATTGAATACATCAAATAG